Proteins encoded by one window of Deinococcus radiodurans R1 = ATCC 13939 = DSM 20539:
- a CDS encoding ADP-ribosylglycohydrolase family protein, with protein MSAAPAPALIALLSLSAADALGAATEFKTPEAIRARYGESISTYQPGSVFGFAPGEATDDSQMVAATLLGYRKGDGLPGVLAGLRDWLSTAPPDVGGLTRAALRLGTLDGGVRAWEHSRFQSAGNGGLMRIAAVWLRGFQGEELNRESALVTALTHADPRCVFASVFFTALLGRLAAGQPFQAAAEESLQVMDASDARSVLLDAGLFGVDTRAAFGAFKATERQARADVRRAARAGLSGQVRSQSGYVLDTLQAALAHAQAGTWLGCVEPAVLLGDDSDTVACVVGALCGARGLTSPELEVPEHLLPELRLGHSWPGWQRDWACTEHFPELLA; from the coding sequence GTGAGCGCCGCGCCCGCCCCGGCCCTCATCGCCCTGCTGTCCCTGAGCGCCGCCGACGCGTTGGGGGCCGCCACCGAATTCAAGACGCCCGAGGCGATTCGCGCCCGCTACGGCGAGAGCATTTCGACCTATCAGCCCGGCAGCGTCTTCGGGTTCGCGCCCGGCGAGGCCACCGACGACAGCCAGATGGTGGCGGCGACCCTGCTCGGCTACCGAAAGGGCGACGGGCTACCGGGCGTTCTCGCGGGCCTGCGCGACTGGCTGTCCACCGCGCCGCCCGACGTGGGGGGGCTGACCCGCGCCGCGCTGCGCCTGGGCACCCTCGACGGCGGCGTGCGCGCCTGGGAACACAGCCGCTTCCAGAGCGCGGGCAACGGCGGCCTGATGAGAATCGCGGCGGTGTGGCTGCGCGGCTTTCAGGGCGAGGAATTGAACCGCGAAAGCGCCCTCGTGACCGCGCTGACCCACGCCGACCCGCGCTGCGTGTTCGCGTCGGTGTTTTTTACGGCGCTGCTGGGGCGGCTGGCGGCGGGTCAACCCTTCCAGGCCGCCGCTGAGGAGAGTCTGCAAGTGATGGACGCCTCCGACGCCCGCTCCGTGCTGCTTGATGCTGGATTGTTCGGCGTGGACACCCGCGCGGCTTTTGGCGCCTTCAAGGCCACCGAGCGTCAGGCCCGCGCCGACGTGCGCCGGGCAGCCCGCGCGGGCCTGAGCGGGCAGGTGAGGTCGCAGAGCGGCTACGTGCTGGACACCTTGCAGGCGGCGCTGGCACACGCACAGGCGGGCACCTGGCTGGGGTGCGTGGAGCCCGCTGTGCTGCTCGGCGACGATTCCGACACGGTGGCCTGCGTGGTCGGCGCGCTTTGCGGGGCACGGGGGCTGACCTCCCCCGAACTGGAGGTGCCGGAGCATCTGCTGCCGGAGCTGCGGCTGGGCCACTCCTGGCCGGGGTGGCAGCGGGATTGGGCCTGCACCGAGCATTTCCCCGAACTGCTGGCATGA
- a CDS encoding nucleotidyltransferase family protein: MTEEEFLALVRHNPVNAALLDRLPQLAAFAPGALLVAGSLFGTVWNVQSSNDPAAHIKDYDLFYWDADLSYEAEDAVIRRAALLFADLSAPIELRNQARVHLWFNPKHGLNRPPIRSVQEGIDQFLIECTCLGIDAQGNVYAPYGLDDMAAGLLKRNALNHSPGLYAAKAESYRARWPWLRDVPV, encoded by the coding sequence ATGACCGAAGAGGAGTTTCTGGCGCTGGTGCGGCACAACCCGGTCAACGCGGCCCTGCTGGACCGGCTGCCGCAACTCGCTGCCTTTGCGCCGGGAGCCCTGCTGGTGGCAGGCTCACTGTTCGGCACCGTCTGGAACGTGCAAAGTAGCAACGACCCGGCGGCGCACATCAAGGACTACGACCTCTTCTACTGGGACGCCGACCTCAGCTACGAGGCCGAGGACGCCGTGATTCGGCGGGCGGCGCTGCTTTTCGCCGACCTCAGTGCCCCCATCGAGCTTCGCAACCAGGCCCGCGTGCACCTGTGGTTCAATCCCAAGCACGGCCTGAACCGCCCGCCCATCCGGAGCGTGCAGGAAGGCATAGACCAGTTTCTCATCGAGTGCACCTGCCTGGGCATCGACGCGCAGGGGAATGTTTACGCGCCCTACGGCCTGGACGACATGGCGGCGGGCCTGCTGAAACGCAACGCCCTGAACCACTCGCCGGGGCTGTACGCCGCCAAAGCGGAGAGCTACCGCGCCCGCTGGCCCTGGCTGCGAGATGTGCCTGTGTGA
- a CDS encoding acetyl-CoA C-acetyltransferase, with the protein MSEKIVIVAAKRTPIGSFMGSLKDVSAVDLGVTAAGAVLSGVSDEVKADIADVIVGCVLQAGQGMNVARQVGRGAGLPDAVPGQTINRMCGSGLQSVVSAIQGLKSGDGQIYLAGGTESMSRAPYLLPKAREGYRLGHGEILDTILTDGLTDVFHNYHMGTTAENLAEKYGISREDQDAFALESQKRAAAAIEGGYFGDEVVPVEVPTRKGPVTFDKDEHPRATSLEALAKLRPAFKKDGGTVTAGNASGINDGAAMVLVTTESYAQERGLPILAEVKGYSNVGVDPAIMGIGPAYAVPLAVKRAGLSMSDVDLFELNEAFAAQSLAVLRDLGQQGAEVDPAHVNLTGGAIALGHPIGASGARVLTTLIHQLRRTGKETGVASLCIGGGMGIALVLQAR; encoded by the coding sequence ATGTCTGAAAAAATTGTCATCGTGGCGGCCAAGCGCACGCCCATCGGCAGCTTCATGGGAAGCCTGAAAGACGTGTCGGCGGTCGACCTCGGCGTCACGGCGGCGGGCGCAGTCCTGAGCGGCGTGAGCGACGAAGTGAAGGCCGACATTGCCGACGTCATCGTGGGCTGCGTGCTCCAGGCGGGCCAGGGCATGAACGTGGCGCGGCAGGTGGGGCGCGGCGCCGGGCTGCCCGACGCGGTGCCGGGACAGACCATCAACCGCATGTGCGGCAGTGGTTTGCAGTCGGTGGTGAGCGCCATTCAGGGCCTCAAGTCCGGCGACGGCCAGATTTACCTCGCGGGCGGCACCGAGTCCATGAGCCGCGCGCCCTACCTGCTCCCCAAGGCCCGTGAAGGCTACCGGCTGGGGCACGGCGAGATTCTCGACACCATCCTGACCGACGGCCTGACCGACGTGTTCCACAACTACCACATGGGCACGACCGCCGAGAACCTCGCCGAGAAATACGGCATTTCCCGTGAGGACCAGGACGCCTTCGCGCTCGAATCACAAAAGCGCGCCGCCGCCGCCATCGAAGGCGGATACTTCGGCGACGAAGTGGTGCCGGTGGAAGTCCCGACCCGCAAGGGCCCGGTGACCTTCGACAAGGACGAGCACCCCCGCGCCACGTCGCTCGAAGCGCTCGCCAAGCTGCGGCCCGCCTTCAAGAAGGACGGCGGCACCGTCACGGCAGGCAACGCCAGCGGCATCAACGACGGCGCGGCGATGGTGCTCGTCACCACCGAGAGCTACGCGCAGGAACGCGGGCTGCCTATCCTGGCCGAGGTGAAGGGCTACTCGAACGTGGGCGTGGACCCGGCCATCATGGGTATCGGCCCGGCCTACGCGGTGCCGCTGGCGGTCAAGCGGGCGGGGCTGTCGATGAGCGACGTGGACCTCTTCGAACTCAACGAAGCCTTCGCCGCGCAGAGCCTCGCCGTGCTGCGCGACCTGGGGCAGCAGGGGGCCGAGGTGGACCCCGCCCACGTCAACCTGACCGGCGGCGCGATTGCGCTGGGCCACCCCATCGGCGCGTCGGGTGCCCGCGTGCTGACCACGCTGATTCACCAGTTGCGCCGCACCGGCAAGGAAACCGGCGTGGCGAGCCTGTGCATCGGCGGCGGCATGGGGATTGCGCTGGTGTTGCAGGCCCGCTGA
- a CDS encoding ankyrin repeat domain-containing protein, translating to MSDAVTTLFTAIHANNPEGVRLLVRAEPELLQARSPSGLSPVMFAAYYQRPYVLDVLLAAGPELDVFEAAATGQPLPEGADVNAFNPDGFTPLHLAAMFGRTEAARALLGGGADLHALSRNPQRPLPCTRRSAGDSGRRRGCCWSRAPTRTPRNPAAGPRCCWRCARARQTWWPSC from the coding sequence ATGTCCGACGCCGTGACCACCCTTTTCACCGCCATTCACGCCAACAACCCCGAGGGCGTGCGCCTGCTGGTGCGGGCCGAGCCGGAACTCTTGCAAGCGCGCAGCCCGAGCGGCCTGTCGCCGGTCATGTTCGCGGCGTACTACCAGCGGCCTTACGTGCTCGACGTGCTGCTGGCGGCGGGCCCGGAACTGGACGTGTTCGAGGCGGCGGCGACGGGCCAGCCCCTACCGGAAGGAGCGGACGTGAACGCCTTCAACCCCGACGGCTTCACGCCCCTACACCTCGCCGCCATGTTCGGGCGCACGGAGGCGGCGCGGGCGCTGCTCGGCGGCGGGGCGGACCTGCACGCGCTGAGCCGCAACCCGCAGCGGCCTCTCCCCTGCACTCGGCGCTCGGCGGGCGACAGTGGGAGACGGCGCGGCTGCTGCTGGAGCAGGGCGCCGACTCGCACGCCGCGCAACCCGGCGGCTGGACCCCGCTGCTGCTGGCGGTGCGCGAGGGCGCGGCAGACCTGGTGGCCGAGTTGCTGA
- a CDS encoding ankyrin repeat domain-containing protein, giving the protein MEQGADSHAAQPGGWTPLLLAVREGAADLVAELLTRGADPHARTNDGESAADLARDNEHEGLLRQFPVLAQAGTESQDAPPRPN; this is encoded by the coding sequence CTGGAGCAGGGCGCCGACTCGCACGCCGCGCAACCCGGCGGCTGGACCCCGCTGCTGCTGGCGGTGCGCGAGGGCGCGGCAGACCTGGTGGCCGAGTTGCTGACGCGGGGCGCCGACCCCCACGCCCGCACCAACGACGGCGAGAGCGCGGCGGACCTCGCGCGGGACAACGAGCACGAGGGGCTGCTGCGGCAGTTCCCGGTGCTGGCCCAGGCGGGCACCGAGAGCCAGGACGCCCCACCTCGCCCAAACTGA
- a CDS encoding type IV pilus twitching motility protein PilT: MTMTSGIDITDILRLAADKGASDIILAAGLPPQFKLSGDYDAQGFEPLSASDTRKLMYSMMNERQQRIFEEKRELDFSFALGDKARFRVNAFMQRGNVGGVMRLIPTTVRTIAEMGLPQTVIDIANAPRGLVLVTGPTGSGKSTTLASMIDHINTTKKLHILTIEDPIEFMHPNKASIINQREVGSDTLSFDDALRAALRQAPDVILVGEMRDYETIKAAVTAAETGHLVMGTLHTNSAPESIDRIVDVFPEEQQEQIRVQLANNLVAVMTQQLLPRADGQGRVLAYEILLANPAVRALIREGKTFQITSVMQTGAREGMVTMDAYLAGLFRRHLITYDKGLERAIDPKEFARLANDASAGLGGASMTPAAPPVPAYNSASSSSTGRGGDFGRGAAAPATPAAPAAGRSEPGRAGGFGRR; the protein is encoded by the coding sequence ATGACCATGACTTCCGGCATCGACATCACCGATATCCTGCGCCTCGCCGCCGACAAGGGTGCCTCCGACATCATCCTGGCCGCCGGGCTGCCGCCGCAGTTCAAACTCTCGGGCGACTACGACGCGCAGGGCTTCGAGCCGCTGAGCGCGAGTGACACCCGCAAGCTGATGTACTCGATGATGAACGAGCGCCAGCAGCGCATCTTCGAGGAAAAGCGCGAACTCGACTTTTCCTTCGCGCTCGGCGACAAGGCCCGCTTCCGCGTGAACGCCTTCATGCAGCGCGGCAACGTGGGCGGCGTGATGCGCCTCATCCCCACCACCGTCCGCACGATTGCCGAGATGGGGCTGCCGCAGACGGTGATCGACATCGCCAACGCGCCGCGCGGGCTGGTGCTCGTCACCGGGCCGACGGGCTCGGGCAAATCGACCACCCTCGCCTCGATGATCGACCACATCAACACGACCAAGAAGCTGCACATCCTGACCATCGAAGACCCCATCGAGTTCATGCACCCCAACAAGGCGAGCATCATCAACCAGCGCGAGGTCGGCAGCGACACCCTGAGCTTCGACGACGCCCTGCGCGCCGCGCTGCGTCAGGCCCCCGACGTGATTCTGGTGGGCGAAATGCGCGACTACGAGACCATCAAGGCCGCCGTGACCGCCGCCGAAACCGGGCACCTCGTGATGGGCACGCTGCACACCAACTCCGCGCCCGAATCCATCGACCGCATCGTGGACGTGTTTCCCGAGGAGCAGCAGGAACAGATCCGGGTGCAGCTCGCCAACAACCTCGTCGCCGTGATGACCCAGCAACTGCTGCCGCGCGCCGACGGGCAGGGACGCGTGCTGGCCTACGAAATCCTGCTGGCGAACCCGGCGGTCCGCGCCCTGATCCGCGAGGGCAAAACCTTCCAGATCACCAGCGTGATGCAGACCGGCGCCCGCGAAGGCATGGTCACGATGGACGCCTACCTCGCCGGGCTGTTCCGCCGCCATCTCATCACCTACGACAAGGGGCTGGAACGCGCCATCGACCCCAAGGAATTCGCCCGTCTCGCCAACGACGCTTCGGCGGGCCTCGGCGGCGCCAGCATGACGCCCGCCGCGCCGCCCGTTCCCGCCTACAACAGCGCTTCGAGCAGCAGCACTGGGCGTGGTGGTGACTTCGGACGCGGCGCGGCGGCCCCAGCGACGCCCGCTGCCCCTGCCGCAGGCCGCAGCGAACCGGGACGCGCCGGAGGCTTTGGCCGCCGCTGA
- a CDS encoding ATPase, T2SS/T4P/T4SS family, with amino-acid sequence MALSIGDRRLGAILLDQGYLGDNDLQRALERHSEVGGRLADVLIDSGMVGEKRIARAIEEALGIPLVNLLAVQPDPAALRSIRPQTALNLQAFPFALEGDRLRVALVDPLSSFSIETLEDDSGFDIEPYQALREEVMWAIATHYPELGLEIVVPSGASDAGRTGGKLGERLITHGYITDAQLQVALDAQQQTGEALGATLISQRAITEDQLYEVLAEQEGTTFLPNPSGFHPGEEVLGSMLRADALRLLAVPVDETEQGVTVLTSDPRKRPDIDALIGRPVQLMLTRPRDIERLIEQFYPQRGRLGEQLVQEGTLSRDQLREALQVQAREGKVKPLGEVITELGFASPDEVDSALQKQNVGGGRLEDTLVQSGKLSPEMLARSLAAQLGYEFLDPIQNPPDPKVALMIPEATARRYVVVPVRLQGNSLVVAMKDPRNVFALDDLKLITGKEILPAVMAEKDIIRLIERYFGEKGFEKLNKELAERNKTQQSQEADLSVADESAIVQVVDSIIREAALQDASDIHIETTEDAVKVRYRIDGALREQNSFPKGAAQQIMARLKIMGHLDIAERRVPQDGRVRFKKGSIDLDLRLSTLPTVYGEKAVMRLLQKASNIPELEQLGFSEYNYARYTEIIERPNGIFLVTGPTGSGKSFTCFSTLKRIAKPEKNTTTIEDPIEYEVPGIVQSQVNNSTGMTFARALRAFLRQDPDIIFVGEIRDQETAKIAVEAALTGHMVLATLHTNDAPGAVTRLEEMGIENFNISAAVMGVLAQRLVRRVCSECKQPTNADPEVLRRLGISERDIRGANLMRGTGCPRCGGTGYKGRMGIHELMVMDDSLRRTIGAGRPAAEIRDVALGESGLRSLRQDGIEKALQGLTTLEEVLAVTAS; translated from the coding sequence TTGGCTCTTTCGATTGGTGACCGCCGCCTGGGCGCGATTTTGCTGGACCAGGGGTATCTGGGCGACAACGACTTGCAGCGGGCGCTGGAGCGGCACTCCGAGGTGGGGGGCCGCCTCGCTGACGTGCTGATCGACTCCGGCATGGTGGGCGAAAAACGCATCGCCCGCGCCATCGAGGAAGCGCTCGGCATTCCGCTGGTCAACCTGCTGGCGGTGCAGCCCGACCCGGCGGCGCTGCGCTCGATTCGGCCCCAGACGGCCCTCAACTTGCAGGCGTTTCCCTTCGCGCTCGAAGGTGACCGGCTGCGGGTGGCGCTGGTGGACCCGCTGTCGAGCTTTTCGATCGAGACGCTTGAAGACGACAGCGGCTTCGACATCGAACCGTATCAGGCGCTGCGCGAGGAAGTGATGTGGGCCATCGCCACGCACTACCCCGAGCTTGGCCTGGAGATCGTGGTGCCCAGCGGGGCCAGCGACGCCGGGCGCACCGGAGGCAAGCTCGGTGAGCGGCTGATCACGCACGGCTACATCACCGACGCACAGCTTCAGGTGGCGCTCGACGCGCAGCAGCAGACCGGCGAGGCGCTCGGGGCGACCCTGATCTCGCAGCGGGCCATCACCGAAGACCAGCTCTACGAGGTGCTCGCCGAACAGGAAGGCACCACCTTCCTTCCCAACCCCAGCGGTTTTCACCCCGGCGAGGAAGTCCTCGGCAGCATGCTGCGCGCCGACGCCCTGCGCCTGCTCGCGGTGCCGGTGGACGAAACCGAGCAGGGCGTGACGGTCCTGACGAGCGACCCGCGCAAGCGCCCCGACATCGACGCGCTCATCGGGCGCCCAGTGCAGTTGATGCTCACGCGCCCGCGCGACATCGAGCGCCTGATTGAGCAGTTCTACCCGCAACGGGGCCGCCTCGGCGAGCAACTCGTGCAGGAAGGCACGCTGTCGCGCGACCAGTTGCGCGAGGCGCTTCAGGTGCAGGCCCGTGAGGGCAAGGTCAAGCCGCTCGGCGAGGTCATCACCGAACTCGGATTCGCCAGCCCCGACGAGGTGGATTCGGCGCTGCAAAAGCAGAACGTCGGCGGAGGCCGCCTGGAAGACACCCTGGTGCAGTCAGGCAAGCTCAGCCCCGAGATGCTCGCCCGCTCGCTCGCCGCGCAGCTCGGCTACGAGTTCCTCGACCCCATCCAGAACCCGCCGGACCCCAAGGTCGCGCTGATGATTCCCGAGGCCACCGCCCGCCGCTACGTAGTGGTGCCGGTCAGGCTCCAGGGCAACTCGCTCGTCGTCGCCATGAAAGACCCGCGCAACGTGTTTGCGCTCGACGACCTCAAGCTGATTACCGGCAAAGAAATCCTGCCCGCCGTGATGGCGGAAAAAGACATCATCCGCCTGATCGAGCGCTACTTCGGGGAAAAGGGCTTCGAGAAGCTCAACAAGGAACTCGCCGAGCGCAACAAGACCCAGCAGTCGCAGGAAGCCGACCTCTCGGTGGCCGACGAGAGCGCCATCGTGCAGGTGGTGGACTCGATTATCCGCGAGGCCGCGCTGCAAGACGCCTCGGACATTCACATCGAAACCACCGAGGACGCCGTCAAGGTGCGCTACCGCATCGACGGTGCGCTGCGCGAGCAGAACTCCTTTCCCAAGGGCGCGGCGCAGCAGATCATGGCCCGCCTCAAGATCATGGGCCACCTCGACATCGCCGAGCGCCGCGTGCCGCAAGACGGGCGCGTGCGCTTCAAGAAGGGCAGCATCGACCTCGACCTGCGTCTCTCGACCCTGCCCACCGTGTACGGCGAGAAAGCCGTCATGCGTCTGCTGCAAAAGGCGAGCAACATCCCCGAACTCGAGCAGCTCGGCTTTTCCGAGTACAACTACGCCCGCTACACCGAGATTATCGAGCGGCCCAACGGCATTTTTCTGGTCACCGGGCCGACGGGGTCGGGCAAGTCGTTCACCTGTTTTTCGACCCTCAAGCGCATCGCCAAGCCCGAGAAAAACACCACGACCATCGAAGACCCCATCGAGTACGAGGTGCCGGGCATCGTGCAGTCGCAGGTGAACAACTCGACCGGGATGACCTTTGCCCGCGCCCTGCGCGCCTTCCTGCGTCAGGACCCCGACATCATCTTCGTGGGCGAAATCCGTGACCAGGAAACCGCCAAGATTGCGGTGGAAGCGGCGCTCACCGGCCACATGGTGCTCGCCACTCTGCACACCAACGACGCGCCAGGCGCCGTGACCCGCCTTGAGGAAATGGGCATCGAGAACTTCAACATCTCGGCGGCCGTGATGGGCGTGCTCGCGCAGCGGCTGGTGCGCCGGGTGTGCAGCGAGTGCAAGCAGCCCACCAACGCCGACCCCGAGGTGCTCCGGCGGCTCGGCATCAGCGAGCGCGATATTCGCGGCGCGAATCTGATGCGCGGGACCGGCTGTCCCCGCTGCGGCGGCACCGGCTACAAGGGCCGCATGGGGATCCACGAGCTGATGGTGATGGACGACTCGCTGCGCCGCACCATCGGGGCCGGGCGGCCCGCCGCCGAAATCCGCGACGTGGCGCTGGGCGAAAGCGGCCTGCGGAGCCTGCGCCAGGACGGCATCGAAAAGGCCCTGCAAGGCCTGACCACCCTTGAAGAAGTGCTGGCCGTCACCGCGAGCTGA
- a CDS encoding YqeG family HAD IIIA-type phosphatase, whose product MSLLRPDDLIAHVSQITPEFLAARGLRGLVLDLDNTLIPYKSYEDAAEIIAWAADLRGAGIRLYLLSNATAKRAAFWLPKLGFDGVGMAGKPNPRAFRRALEVLGLPAPQVAMVGDQLFTDVLGGNLAGMHTVLVEPLIDNALPHTRLTRRLERQVLGRYGHDWQPRHPRKGAG is encoded by the coding sequence ATGAGCCTGCTGCGGCCCGACGACCTCATCGCGCACGTCTCGCAGATCACGCCCGAGTTTCTGGCGGCGCGGGGCCTGCGCGGGCTGGTGCTCGACCTCGACAACACACTGATTCCGTACAAGAGTTACGAGGACGCCGCCGAAATAATCGCCTGGGCCGCCGACCTGCGCGGCGCGGGCATCCGGCTCTACCTGCTGAGCAACGCCACCGCCAAACGCGCCGCCTTCTGGCTGCCGAAACTGGGCTTCGACGGCGTGGGCATGGCAGGCAAGCCCAATCCCCGCGCCTTTCGCCGGGCGTTGGAGGTGCTCGGTCTGCCTGCACCGCAGGTGGCGATGGTGGGCGACCAATTGTTCACCGACGTGCTGGGCGGCAACCTGGCGGGGATGCACACGGTGCTGGTCGAGCCGCTGATCGACAACGCCCTGCCGCATACCCGCCTGACCCGGCGGCTGGAGCGGCAAGTACTTGGGCGCTACGGCCACGACTGGCAGCCGCGCCACCCCCGCAAGGGAGCGGGGTAA